Proteins encoded by one window of Aspergillus chevalieri M1 DNA, chromosome 6, nearly complete sequence:
- a CDS encoding molybdenum cofactor guanylyltransferase (COG:S;~EggNog:ENOG410PXN6;~InterPro:IPR029044,IPR013482,IPR025877;~PFAM:PF12804;~go_function: GO:0003824 - catalytic activity [Evidence IEA];~go_process: GO:0006777 - Mo-molybdopterin cofactor biosynthetic process [Evidence IEA]), with protein sequence MATLKPLLLAGGRSSRMGTRKELLCIEDNEPMYKRLTSVLRDACPESDTVYISLRDRSAAQALCDFGDVPCPHGDMLELDVRGSTISVQVIHDNDHGSPQDENADIGPAAGLLSAHRHDPSATWLVVACDYPFLTTAALQSLRQESKSSRAPITCFTNAEGFNEPLLAIWTTDALHTLHQNVEQGIFGPSAVVKRLRGRTLRPEHEQWLFNTNNWEEWQQAMDMKRMH encoded by the coding sequence ATGGCAACTCTCAAGCCTTTATTACTCGCGGGAGGACGGTCCTCGCGTATGGGCACGCGCAAAGAGCTTCTTTGTATAGAGGACAACGAACCCATGTACAAGCGATTGACCTCTGTCCTGCGCGACGCATGTCCTGAGTCCGACACAGTATATATATCGTTAAGGGACCGGAGCGCTGCGCAGGCGCTTTGCGATTTTGGCGATGTACCATGCCCACATGGTGATATGCTAGAGCTGGATGTCAGGGGGTCAACAATAAGCGTCCAGGTAATTCACGATAATGACCACGGCAGTCCCCAGGACGAAAATGCGGACATTGGACCGGCAGCAGGACTCCTTTCTGCACATCGCCATGATCCATCGGCGACATGGCTGGTAGTGGCGTGCGATTACCCATTCTTAACAACTGCAGCGTTGCAGTCTCTACGACAAGAGTCTAAATCCAGCAGGGCACCTATTACATGCTTCACTAATGCGGAAGGATTCAACGAGCCTCTTCTCGCCATCTGGACGACAGATGCCCTGCATACCCTCCACCAGAACGTCGAACAAGGGATATTTGGTCCGAGTGCAGTGGTAAAGCGCCTACGTGGCAGGACACTACGACCGGAGCACGAGCAATGGCTATTTAATACTAATAACTGGGAAGAGTGGCAGCAGGCAATGGACATGAAGCGGATGCATTAA
- a CDS encoding CorA family magnesium transporter (COG:P;~EggNog:ENOG410Q1ID;~InterPro:IPR002523,IPR039204;~PFAM:PF01544;~TransMembrane:2 (i377-396o408-428i);~go_component: GO:0016020 - membrane [Evidence IEA];~go_function: GO:0046873 - metal ion transmembrane transporter activity [Evidence IEA];~go_process: GO:0030001 - metal ion transport [Evidence IEA];~go_process: GO:0055085 - transmembrane transport [Evidence IEA]), producing MSFYPPCFIRPSRSKTWSKIIQRCNIQPPRPVMAGPSRLMGNTTAWRVLHNKRTGYLQPIHTAGRLEDKNPGSGRIYDLSLQLSQRPMNGNALMQYTLYNSNGAAALVSKLTKLGITDMYGVSTRDLRVFDLPSIGFPYILVRESTIVIHLFDLRLLVQHDQVLLFHIAESPNPGHDNGNSNGPRGITDGDDHSVSRVFSHNLEGKLRGGHGLGLALIQPYELRVVEAALASVTSVLEAEYMLIEQQLSNALKKSDLDTLDKEENVIHSKLRIILDLTRKLASIEKRARQVRDVVQEVLNEDEDMANMYLTDKKAGKPHALEDHQDVEYLFEAYFKASDAVVQEAASLMDNIHRTEETIQSTLSVRRNQIMVLEAKIEILMLALAWATLVAGWYGMNVINYSEETANAFSVIVSLSITGVLSASWYGMRKLRRINKLRL from the coding sequence ATGTCATTCTATCCGCCATGTTTCATCCGCCCAAGTCGAAGCAAGACCTGGTCCAAGATCATCCAACGATGCAATATACAACCTCCGCGACCGGTGATGGCCGGCCCATCACGACTCATGGGAAACACTACTGCTTGGCGGGTTTTGCACAATAAACGCACGGGTTACTTGCAACCAATTCACACTGCTGGCAGACTAGAGGACAAAAATCCGGGCTCAGGGCGGATTTATGATTTATCTCTCCAGCTCTCACAACGACCAATGAATGGAAACGCATTGATGCAGTACACACTGTATAACAGTAATGGCGCTGCAGCGCTCGTCAGCAAGCTGACCAAACTCGGGATTACGGACATGTATGGCGTGAGTACGCGTGATCTGCGCGTCTTTGACCTGCCGTCCATTGGGTTCCCGTACATCCTTGTCCGGGAAAGTACAATAGTAATCCATCTGTTTGACTTGCGGTTACTGGTGCAGCATGATCAGGTGCTGTTGTTTCATATTGCCGAATCGCCCAATCCCGGCCACGACAATGGCAACAGCAACGGGCCACGAGGCATCACTGATGGCGATGACCATAGTGTGTCGCGCGTTTTCAGTCACAACCTCGAAGGAAAGCTACGTGGCGGCCATGGATTGGGCTTGGCATTGATCCAGCCCTACGAGCTACGGGTGGTAGAAGCTGCACTTGCATCAGTAACATCAGTACTCGAAGCAGAATACATGTTGATCGAGCAACAACTCTCAAATGCTCTGAAAAAGAGTGACCTGGATACGTTGGACAAGGAAGAAAATGTCATCCATAGTAAACTACGCATAATCCTCGACCTTACGCGGAAGCTCGCAAGTATTGAAAAACGCGCACGCCAGGTGCGGGATGTCGTGCAGGAAGTACTAaatgaggatgaagacaTGGCCAACATGTACCTGACCGATAAGAAGGCCGGAAAGCCCCATGCGTTGGAGGATCACCAGGATGTCGAGTATTTATTCGAGGCCTACTTCAAAGCAAGCGACGCCGTTGTCCAGGAAGCAGCGAGTCTGATGGACAATATTCATCGCACAGAAGAAACAATTCAGTCCACCCTGAGCGTGCGACGGAACCAGATTATGGTGTTGGAAGCAAAGATTGAGATTCTTATGCTGGCTCTCGCGTGGGCCACTCTTGTTGCGGGTTGGTATGGCATGAATGTGATCAACTATTCCGAGGAGACTGCAAATGCTTTCTCCGTAATAGTCTCGCTCTCAATTACTGGCGTGCTCTCGGCTTCATGGTATGGAATGCGGAAGTTACGACGTATCAACAAGTTACGGTTATAA
- a CDS encoding molybdopterin oxidoreductase family protein (COG:C;~EggNog:ENOG410PUCE;~InterPro:IPR041957,IPR009010,IPR006657,IPR006656, IPR006963;~PFAM:PF04879,PF00384,PF01568;~go_function: GO:0016491 - oxidoreductase activity [Evidence IEA];~go_function: GO:0043546 - molybdopterin cofactor binding [Evidence IEA];~go_process: GO:0055114 - oxidation-reduction process [Evidence IEA]), whose amino-acid sequence MVLARRTNTNGQPGAMSTPLTRLRNGSRARVYFAGKDVLQMEATYSLNHVNDFCSNGCGMDIGVKNGKVVGVRGRTTDRVNKGRLGPKGLNGWITVGHPDRLKYPLIRRNGKLERATWNEAMSLIVEKAKEVRSRLTNHGIGFYTTGQLFIEEYYVLAMIGKAGLNTLHMDGNTRLCTATAAASMRESFGCDGQPGSYADVDYTECLFLFGHNVANTQTVLWSRMLDRLDGPRPPKVIVVDPRRSETAKRADVHLTPRSGTNVALLNGIQHLLFKHGWVNEGYVSKYVVGIDELRKTVETYTPEHVQEITGVPPDQLMEAARIIGTTRSLLSTALQGVYQSNQATASACQINNINLLRGLIGRPGSGILQMNGQPTAQNNRETGCDGEYPGLRNFQNPNHVQDIADIWNIDYIKMPHWNQPTHIENMLTYIAGGSIEMFWISGTNPLVSLPNLPKARELLTKPNLFVVCQDIFMTETAAIADVVLPAAQWGEKTGVFTNADRTMHISLKAVEPPGEARADMDIFLDFAKRMDFKNKYGGPLVPFNGPEEIFEAWKRMSFGRPCDCSGISYEKLQGGSGIQWPCTEAYPFGKERLFQDGVFFTDLEYCESFGHDLETGAPLTKEQYKTLNPAGRAILKRAHYRPSLEETNEEYPLNLSTGRNALHFHTRTKTGRSKRLQEADPEPWVQVSTEDAEALELSEGEMVVVKSRRGEVELPVRVGNISQGHIFIPFHFGYWDAKDDRSRAANELTIEQWDPVSKQPAFKSGAVRIEKTVQKEGQEKLHAKEQQTAVVHSVEMKKKQTTSIPQQPQTDQDSPPRVRRLELWLGATFEAMKMLIDFYDHLIPRLIHDFDVQSGLLVMHRIATETCKRFKPIVEKYHESKQYGRSVSQRLLDTIIPKDINKSDPYEALAALQSLQLFLTYIDDHLVALLPASQALWDKDFLGAVQFGQDSIMRQKAWASNHIKTKSPQTLLVPMTIPEDLNSPDSSLAGTLKC is encoded by the exons ATGGTCCTCGCACGCCGTACCAACACCAATGGCCAACCCGGTGCGATGTCCACACCATTGACACGCCTGAGAAATGGGTCCAGAGCGCGTGTGTACTTTGCAGGTAAGGATGTGCTCCAAATGGAGGCTACTTACTCCTTGAACCATGTTAATGACTTCTGTAGTAATGGATGTGGCATGGATATCGGCGTGAAAAATGGAAAGGTTGTTGGTGTCAGAGGCCGCACAACGGACCGCGTGAACAAAGGAAGATTGGGACCGAAGGGGTTGAATGG ATGGATTACTGTCGGCCACCCAGACCGACTAAAGTACCCGCTCATCAGGCGAAACGGCAAGCTCGAGCGCGCAACATGGAATGAGGCAATGAGTCTTATTGTTGAAAAAGCCAAAGAAGTTCGCTCTCGTTTGACAAATCATGGCATCGGGTTCTATACCACCGGGCAGCTCTTCATTGAGGAATACTACGTCCTTGCTATGATTGGAAAGGCGGGTCTAAACACGCTGCACAT GGATGGTAATACGCGACTATGTACCGCAACTGCTGCAGCAAGTATGCGCGAGTCATTTGGCTGTGACGGCCAGCCCGGATCGTACGCCGACGTGGACTACACAGAATGTCTGTTCCTGTTCGGTCACAACGTCGCAAACACTCAGACAGTCCTTTGGTCTCGTATGCTAGACCGCCTAGACGGTCCAAGGCCACCGAAGGTAATTGTGGTTGATCCCAGAAGGTCTGAGACGGCTAAACGCGCAGATGTTCATCTCACACCCAGGAGTGGAACCAATGTGGCCCTTTTGAACGGGATACAGCATCTTTTGTTTAAACATGGCTGGGTAAACGAGGGGTATGTCTCGAAGTACGTTGTTGGAATAGACGAGCTTCGAAAGACAGTCGAAACGTACACGCCAGAGCATGTGCAAGAGATCACGGGAGTTCCTCCAGATCAACTGATGGAGGCTGCCAGAATAATAGGGACAACGAGGAGTCTCCTCTCGACGGCTTTGCAGGGAGTGTACCAATCCAACCAGGCCACCGCAAGCGCGTGCCAGATTAATAACATCAATCTTCTCCGTGGACTAATAGGCAGACCTGGTAGCGGCATCCTTCAGATGAATGGACAACCAACGGCACAGAATAACCGAGAGACAGGATGCGATGGCGAATATCCAGGATTACGAAACTTCCAAAACCCAAATCACGTGCAAGATATCGCTGATATCTGGAATATTGACTACATAAAAATGCCACATTGGAACCAACCCACGCACATCGAGAACATGCTCACATATATCGCGGGCGGTTCGATTGAGATGTTCTGGATTTCAGGCACCAACCCTCTAGTTAGTCTCCCGAATCTGCCTAAGGCCCGTGAGCTCCTTACAAAGCCCAATTTGTTCGTCGTGTGTCAGGACATATTCATGACCGAAACAGCGGCTATTGCGGATGTTGTCCTGCCCGCAGCGCAATGGGGAGAGAAGACGGGTGTCTTCACGAACGCGGACAGAACAATGCACATTTCACTAAAAGCCGTGGAGCCACCGGGAGAAGCACGTGCAGATATGGATATCTTCCTCGATTTTGCAAAACGAATGGACTTCAAGAACAAATATGGTGGCCCACTGGTCCCATTCAACGGTCCCGAGGAAATTTTTGAAGCATGGAAGCGCATGTCCTTTGGACGACCCTGTGACTGTAGTGGGATCAGCTATGAAAAGCTTCAGGGAGGGTCTGGCATCCAATGGCCGTGTACGGAAGCGTACCCGTTTGGCAAGGAACGACTATTTCAGGATGGTGTCTTCTTCACAGACCTAGAATACTGTGAAAGCTTCGGCCATGATCTCGAGACAGGAGCCCCATTGACGAAGGAGCAGTACAAGACTTTGAATCCTGCGGGACGGGCAATCTTGAAACGCGCGCATTACAGGCCGTCGTTGGAGGAAACAAACGAGGAGTATCCATTGAATCTTTCCACGGGACGCAATGCTCTCCACTTCCACACGAGAACGAAAACAGGGAGGAGTAAACGACTTCAGGAGGCTGACCCCGAGCCGTGGGTTCAAGTGTCGACTGAAGATGCAGAAGCGTTGGAATTAAGCGAGGGCGAAATGGTTGTTGTCAAGTCTAGACGGGGAGAGGTAGAATTACCGGTCCGGGTTGGAAACATTTCTCAAGGCCATATCTTTATTCCTTTTCATTTCGGATACTGGGATGCAAAGGATGACCGGTCTAGAGCAGCCAATGAGTTGACGATTG AACAATGGGACCCTGTCTCCAAGCAACCAGCCTTCAAATCTGGCGCCGTGCGCATTGAAAAAACCGTCCAAAAAGAAGGCCAAGAGAAGCTCCACGCCAAAGAACAACAGACAGCCGTCGTCCACAGTGtcgagatgaagaagaaacaaaCAACCAGCATCCCCCAACAACCACAAACCGACCAGGACAGCCCACCTCGTGTCCGCAGACTCGAACTCTGGCTCGGTGCCACCTTCGAAGCCATGAAAATGCTAATCGACTTCTACGACCACCTTATACCGCGCCTCATCCACGACTTCGACGTGCAGTCGGGCCTACTAGTAATGCACCGCATCGCAACAGAAACCTGCAAACGCTTCAAACCCATAGTTGAGAAATACCACGAGAGTAAGCAATACGGCCGTTCCGTCTCTCAGCGTCTTTTGGACACCATCATTCCCAAAGATATCAACAAATCGGATCCCTACGAGGCATTGGCAGCTTTGCAGTCGCTGCAGCTATTCCTTACGTATATCGATGATCACTTAGTTGCATTGCTGCCGGCTAGCCAGGCACTCTGGGACAAAGACTTTCTGGGCGCTGTACAGTTTGGGCAAGATTCCATTATGAGGCAGAAGGCGTGGGCTTCGAATCATATCAAGACAAAAAGTCCGCAGACGTTGCTTGTGCCGATGACTATACCGGAGGATCTGAACTCTCCGGATTCGAGTTTGGCAGGGACTTTAAAGTGTTAG
- the CYB2 gene encoding L-lactate dehydrogenase (cytochrome) (COG:C;~EggNog:ENOG410PJ3B;~InterPro:IPR037458,IPR001199,IPR037396,IPR008259, IPR013785,IPR036400,IPR000262,IPR018506;~PFAM:PF00173,PF01070;~go_function: GO:0003824 - catalytic activity [Evidence IEA];~go_function: GO:0016491 - oxidoreductase activity [Evidence IEA];~go_function: GO:0020037 - heme binding [Evidence IEA];~go_process: GO:0055114 - oxidation-reduction process [Evidence IEA]), whose product MSKLTGAKVAEHNSKDSCWVIVHGKAYDVTEFLPEHPGGQKIILKYAGKDATEEFDPIHPPDTLDKYLDSSKHLGEVDMTTVEQEEKAHDPEETARQERIQRMPPLAACYNLFDFETVARSVMKKTAWGYYSSGADDEITMRENHSAYHKVWFRPRILVDVENVDMSTTMLGSKTSVPFYVTATALGKLGNPEGEVVLTRAAHDHGAIQMIPTLASCSFDEIVDARKGEQIQWLQLYVNKDRNITKRIVQHAEARGCKGLFITVDAPQLGRREKDMRSKFSDVGSNVQSQGGDTVDRSQGAARAISSFIDPALSWKDIPWFKSITKMPIILKGVQCVEDVLRAVEAGCDGVVLSNHGGRQLDTSRSGIEVLAEVMPALRARNWENRIEIFVDGGVRRATDILKALCLGAKGVGIGRPFLYAMSAYGQAGVDRAMQLLKDEMEMNMRLIGASSIADLNPSLIDVRGLTGGHHAPVPADSLSMGAYDPLQAPRFSEKAKL is encoded by the exons ATGTCGAAGCTTACAGGCGCGAAAGTTGCCGAGCACAACTCCAAGGACTCCTGCTGGGTCATTGTCCATGGAAAGGCCTACGATGTCACCGAGTTCTTGCCAG AACACCCCGGTGGCCAGAAGATTATCCTGAAGTATGCAGGGAAAGATGCGACAGAAGAATTCGACCCTATTCATCCTCCCGACACCCTCGACAAGTACCTCGATTCCTCGAAGCACCTCGGCGAAGTCGACATGACGACTGTGGagcaggaggagaaggcgCATGACCCTGAAGAGACAGCGCGTCAGGAGCGCATTCAGCGCATGCCCCCGTTGGCGGCATGCTATAACTTGTTCGACTTTGAGACCGTGGCGCGGAGtgtgatgaagaagactgcGTGGGGGTATTATTCCAGTGGTGCTGATGATGAGATT ACTATGCGTGAAAACCATTCGGCATACCACAAGGTCTGGTTCCGGCCACGGATCCTCGTGGATGTGGAAAACGTCGACATGAGTACAACAATGctaggcagcaagacatcagtTCCGTTCTACGTGACAGCAACAGCACTTGGCAAGCTGGGTAACCCTGAAGGAGAAGTCGTGTTGACCCGCGCAGCGCACGACCACGGCGCCATCCAGATGATCCCGACGTTGGCATCGTGCTCGTTTGACGAGATCGTTGACGCCCGCAAGGGCGAGCAGATTCAATGGCTGCAATTGTACGTCAACAAGGATCGCAACATCACAAAGCGCATCGTGCAGCACGCCGAAGCTCGTGGCTGCAAGGGTCTCTTCATCACCGTCGACGCGCCCCAACTCGGTCGTCGCGAGAAGGACATGCGCTCCAAGTTCTCCGACGTCGGCTCGAACGTGCAATCCCAGGGTGGTGACACCGTTGACCGCTCGCAGGGCGCTGCCCGCGCCATCTCCTCTTTCATCGACCCTGCCCTCTCCTGGAAAGACATCCCGTGGTTCAAATCTATCACGAAGATGCCCATCATCCTCAAGGGTGTCCAGTGCGTGGAAGACGTCCTACGCGCTGTCGAGGCCGGCTGCGACGGTGTCGTCCTCTCCAACCACGGCGGTCGTCAACTCGACACCTCCCGCTCTGGTATCGAGGTCCTAGCCGAGGTGATGCCCGCGCTCCGCGCTCGCAACTGGGAAAATCGTATTGAGATCTTCGTTGACGGTGGTGTCCGTCGCGCAACTGATATCCTCAAGGCACTGTGTCTCGGCGCAAAAGGTGTCGGTATCGGGCGACCATTCTTGTACGCCATGTCTGCGTATGGGCAGGCTGGTGTCGACCGTGCCATGCAGCTGTTGAAGGATGAGATGGAAATGAACATGCGGTTGATCGGTGCAAGCTCCATCGCAGACCTTAACCCCAGCTTGATTGATGTTCGGGGGTTGACCGGTGGGCATCATGCGCCCGTGCCGGCGGATTCGCTGAGCATGGGGGCGTATGATCCGTTGCAGGCACCGCGGTTTAGTGAGAAGGCTAAGCTGTAA
- a CDS encoding molybdopterin molybdotransferase MoeA (COG:H;~EggNog:ENOG410PNIV;~InterPro:IPR005111,IPR005110,IPR036425,IPR036688, IPR036135,IPR001453,IPR038987;~PFAM:PF03453,PF03454,PF00994;~go_process: GO:0032324 - molybdopterin cofactor biosynthetic process [Evidence IEA]), with translation MPSYHEALGLLITEAQHTPPTTERVPLCDALNRVSNCTYNSPSSNPKHDTSAMDGYALNSAATKTASPSTPIIFHVAGTTAAGDLPMVISGEPDSDASVYPCVEIMTGARFPEAIEGDHRPFDACVKLEDVEVLVGKGERPSGNRYIQVVKPVDASQNRRVAGTDFVEGDAVVRAGERIRPRHVMALAAVGVREVEVTRRVRVGVFSTGNELSADARSRVHDVNGPYVTTCLRDWGVDVDFLGVLDDGAEKMVSALESHLRDNKYDIIISTGGVSTGRFDLIPAALEDLVARVIFHKIPIRPGHPALFAKIPVPDADGPETAFFGMPGNPVASAACLRFLVLPYIERLQGNSPESAIKATIRRDHEEPQTNGTTKYDTNRFGTLVSKCPSDKDVFRPGIFRRQPTSESDVMLINDHSPGKIKPFLESNCWIHIPQGKSELHEGDTVDVFLNE, from the coding sequence ATGCCATCCTACCACGAAGCCCTAGGCCTCCTCATTACCGAGGCACAAcatacaccaccaacaacagAGAGAGTACCACTATGCGATGCCCTCAATCGCGTCTCGAATTGCACATACAACAGTCCCTCCTCGAACCCCAAGCATGATACCTCCGCCATGGATGGCTATGCATTGAATTCCGCCGCCACCAAAACAGCCTCCCCATCGACACCCATCATCTTCCACGTCGCAGGCACAACTGCCGCCGGCGATTTACCCATGGTCATCTCTGGCGAGCCCGACTCTGATGCTTCGGTATATCCGTGCGTGGAGATCATGACGGGCGCGAGATTCCCGGAAGCGATTGAAGGTGATCATAGACCGTTTGATGCATGCGTCAAATTAGAAGATGTGGAGGTCTTGGTCGGGAAGGGAGAGAGGCCATCGGGGAATCGGTATATACAGGTTGTCAAGCCGGTGGATGCAAGCCAAAATAGAAGGGTGGCGGGGACTGATTTCGTGGAGGGGGATGCTGTCGTTAGAGCTGGGGAAAGGATAAGACCCAGGCATGTCATGGCGTTGGCGGCTGTTGGGGTTAGAGAAGTCGAGGTGACAAGGAGAGTAAGGGTTGGGGTGTTTTCGACAGGAAATGAATTGTCAGCGGATGCACGCAGTCGAGTTCACGATGTCAACGGGCCGTATGTCACGACTTGTTTGCGGGATTGGGGTGTTGATGTCGATTTTCTGGGGGTGCTAGATGATGGAGCTGAGAAGATGGTATCGGCGCTGGAAAGTCATCTGCGCGACAACAAATacgacatcatcatcagtaCCGGCGGGGTATCGACAGGGCGATTCGACCTCATTCCGGCTGCATTGGAAGATCTTGTTGCACGAGTCATCTTTCACAAAATCCCTATCCGTCCTGGTCATCCGGCTCTTTTCGCGAAGATTCCTGTACCTGATGCAGATGGACCCGAGACAGCCTTCTTTGGCATGCCCGGAAATCCCGTCGCCAGTGCTGCTTGTCTCCGCTTCCTTGTCCTGCCGTATATTGAACGTCTTCAAGGCAACTCGCCGGAATCTGCAATTAAAGCAACAATACGACGAGACCACGAGGAACCGCAAACCAACGGCACCACCAAATATGACACAAACAGATTTGGTACCCTTGTATCAAAATGTCCATCCGACAAAGATGTCTTTCGTCCGGGCATATTCCGACGCCAACCAACAAGCGAATCAGACGTCATGCTCATAAACGATCACAGCCCAGGAAAGATTAAGCCATTCCTCGAATCCAACTGCTGGATTCATATTCCCCAAGGCAAATCAGAACTGCATGAGGGGGATACTGTCGATGTCTTCCTCAACGAATGA